Proteins encoded by one window of Porphyromonas vaginalis:
- a CDS encoding DUF3078 domain-containing protein → MHYYRFTFLLSLIALIGSYPLAAQADHSASLQSEADSVTAPVELTTLKVQYLLNRSNPVAPLPKEVLPTTLLLQAPLSSAVSVISTDQAPELSLDLPISLVSKSSPIATALQNEELQLPLLQQYYERSLQSVNQLKLATPTLITRREGDLLAHRIDMTTVGSSKPIVDATIDAPFAGVNASDQLHGVTLGRKYWFPGLESNIQFSQTYISPNWHKGGNSALALHSKQLLRLSYEKDKVNWLNELEWRLGLNAEIRDSLQGYNVSDDLLRLRSNLGIKAFKGWYYSLDVEARTQAFEQRSEDKTVVYSAFASPLTLTAGLGMKWVVDNKSKTYYGRRFRLDLNIAPLAYDFKWSARKDIDMTRHGFEEGKNIYSAIGSMLRANMIWNFTDTFAWESRLYYNTSYKRIETEFENSLVFAFSRYISTRINVLLRYDDAVPLTPENKSRLQIYEMLTIGFDLKI, encoded by the coding sequence ATGCATTACTATCGCTTTACCTTCTTATTATCACTCATCGCCCTTATCGGGTCATACCCCTTAGCAGCACAGGCAGATCACTCGGCGAGCCTCCAGAGCGAGGCTGACAGCGTCACGGCGCCCGTCGAGCTCACGACCCTCAAGGTGCAGTACCTCCTCAATCGCTCCAACCCCGTGGCACCACTACCCAAAGAGGTACTCCCCACCACCCTACTGCTGCAAGCACCCCTCTCGTCGGCCGTGAGCGTCATCTCTACTGACCAAGCTCCCGAGCTATCTCTAGACTTACCCATCAGCTTAGTAAGCAAAAGCAGTCCAATTGCCACAGCACTGCAAAACGAAGAGCTACAGCTCCCCCTCTTACAGCAATACTACGAGCGTAGCTTGCAAAGCGTCAATCAGCTCAAGCTTGCCACCCCCACACTCATCACACGTCGAGAGGGCGATCTACTGGCACACCGCATAGATATGACCACCGTCGGGAGCTCGAAGCCTATCGTCGATGCGACCATTGATGCCCCATTTGCAGGCGTTAATGCGTCAGACCAGCTTCACGGGGTAACGCTCGGCAGGAAGTACTGGTTCCCAGGACTAGAGAGCAACATACAGTTTAGCCAGACCTACATCTCGCCTAACTGGCACAAGGGTGGTAACAGCGCCCTCGCACTCCATAGCAAGCAGCTCCTCCGCCTGAGCTACGAAAAGGACAAGGTCAACTGGCTCAACGAGCTAGAGTGGCGTCTCGGACTCAACGCTGAGATACGTGACTCGCTCCAGGGGTACAACGTCTCTGATGACCTCCTCCGCCTACGTAGCAACTTAGGTATCAAGGCCTTCAAGGGGTGGTACTACTCACTAGATGTAGAGGCTCGCACGCAAGCCTTCGAGCAGCGGTCTGAAGATAAGACCGTGGTCTACTCTGCCTTTGCTTCACCACTCACACTCACCGCGGGTCTCGGTATGAAGTGGGTCGTAGACAACAAGTCCAAGACCTACTACGGGCGCCGCTTCCGACTAGACCTCAATATCGCTCCCCTCGCCTATGACTTCAAGTGGTCTGCACGCAAGGATATAGACATGACCCGACATGGCTTTGAGGAGGGCAAAAACATCTACAGCGCCATCGGATCTATGCTTCGCGCCAATATGATCTGGAACTTCACCGACACCTTCGCATGGGAGTCGCGACTCTACTACAATACCAGCTACAAGCGTATCGAGACCGAGTTTGAGAACTCTCTCGTCTTTGCCTTCAGTCGCTACATCTCCACCCGTATCAACGTCCTGCTACGCTACGATGATGCCGTACCGCTCACTCCTGAGAATAAATCTCGTCTACAGATCTACGAGATGCTGACCATCGGCTTCGACCTCAAGATTTAA
- the tgt gene encoding tRNA guanosine(34) transglycosylase Tgt, giving the protein MQFTIDHTCPHSDARTGVIKTAHGDIQTPVFMPVGTAGAIKAVTMEQMEQETDARIILGNTYHLYLRPGIEILKEVGGLHRFGTWSKPILTDSGGYQVFSLAAMRRITPEGVTFASHIDGSKHLFTPERVMEIERAIGADIMMAFDECCPGDASYAYAKQSLDTTEQWLDRCIKHLEHTPPLYGYEQALFPIVQGCVYPDLRRRAAEHIASLGAPGNAIGGLAVGEPTDKMYEMIELTNSILPKDKPRYLMGVGTPANILEGIARGVDMFDCIMPTRNARNGQLFTWQGTINIRNAKWRTCHEPIDPEGTASTDHRYTRAYLYHLFKAQEITGLTLASIHNIAFYLDLVNQAHDHIVAGDYTDWMRSVLPALTRRL; this is encoded by the coding sequence ATGCAGTTTACCATAGACCATACCTGTCCCCATAGCGACGCACGCACTGGAGTCATCAAGACCGCCCACGGAGATATACAGACCCCCGTCTTCATGCCTGTGGGCACTGCGGGAGCCATCAAGGCGGTCACGATGGAGCAGATGGAGCAGGAGACCGATGCGCGGATCATCCTCGGCAATACCTACCACCTCTACCTACGTCCCGGCATAGAGATACTCAAAGAGGTAGGCGGCCTGCACCGCTTCGGCACTTGGAGCAAGCCCATCCTGACCGATAGTGGAGGCTACCAAGTCTTCTCATTAGCAGCCATGCGGCGCATCACACCCGAAGGCGTCACCTTCGCCTCGCACATCGACGGCTCCAAGCACCTCTTCACACCCGAGCGGGTTATGGAGATAGAGCGTGCCATAGGGGCAGACATTATGATGGCCTTCGACGAGTGCTGCCCAGGAGATGCCAGCTATGCCTATGCCAAGCAGTCGCTAGACACCACCGAGCAGTGGCTCGACCGCTGCATCAAGCACCTCGAGCATACCCCGCCTCTCTATGGTTACGAGCAGGCTCTCTTCCCAATCGTACAGGGATGTGTCTACCCCGACCTCAGGCGTCGAGCGGCCGAGCATATAGCTTCGCTAGGCGCCCCCGGCAATGCCATCGGCGGACTAGCCGTCGGCGAGCCTACCGACAAGATGTACGAGATGATCGAGCTGACCAATAGCATCCTCCCCAAGGATAAGCCACGCTACCTCATGGGCGTCGGTACCCCAGCCAACATACTAGAGGGCATCGCACGTGGAGTCGATATGTTTGACTGCATCATGCCCACACGCAACGCCCGCAATGGGCAGCTCTTCACCTGGCAAGGCACCATCAACATACGCAATGCCAAGTGGCGCACCTGTCACGAGCCGATAGACCCCGAGGGCACCGCATCGACCGACCACCGCTACACCCGCGCCTACCTCTACCACCTCTTTAAGGCGCAGGAGATCACGGGGCTCACACTGGCTAGTATCCACAACATCGCCTTCTACCTCGACCTGGTCAACCAAGCGCACGACCACATCGTGGCAGGCGACTACACCGACTGGATGCGTAGCGTCCTGCCCGCCCTCACCCGCCGGCTCTAG
- a CDS encoding IS3 family transposase: MKEEKSNRGRKGYPLDFKWRVIDDLLATGESIATTSQRYGITTRTIRNWLRTFGVELPNQSSSSTMSKTNKNKDVDPEYAELKRENARLKAALFQAESKALVNKTLLEEVLNRYHIDLKKKDRFAAVKTLESAKVRGQKLSITYLCQLLEVSRKGYYKHTFTEQDEDVKVASVLHYCQYVRGQLPKAGVDTLQQCANEYFKGTFQVGRDWLYKVLGANDMLLRSRKRKRPPQTTKGVVNHGFQDHLNTTPKYIATDHCRLTVSDITYVKCLGGFAYLSLTMDAYSRIITGFDLQPTLSTEGPYNALRQTVDFYQKHGFDLKGLIFHSDRGCQYVSKQMTDYEASLGIVTSVTQTGNPLHNAMAERLNGIIKNDWLYNFEDKPIDQVREILSQTIALYNTARPHRAINKKTPMQMLIPDYPNPITTQPSKKQTSKNNSPKAPSLKSPSSCRLTPHKDLSLCTSAVKTTTSRVPQQEQN, encoded by the coding sequence ATGAAAGAAGAAAAAAGTAACCGAGGACGAAAGGGATATCCCCTAGATTTCAAGTGGAGAGTCATTGATGACCTCCTAGCCACTGGCGAGAGCATCGCCACGACCAGCCAGCGCTACGGCATTACCACACGCACCATTCGAAATTGGTTGCGTACCTTTGGAGTAGAGTTACCCAACCAAAGCAGCAGTAGCACTATGAGCAAGACAAACAAGAACAAAGACGTAGATCCAGAGTACGCAGAACTCAAGCGCGAAAACGCTCGCCTCAAAGCAGCCCTCTTCCAGGCTGAGAGCAAGGCCTTAGTCAATAAGACACTACTCGAAGAGGTCTTGAATCGCTACCATATTGATCTAAAAAAAAAAGACCGATTTGCAGCCGTGAAAACGCTTGAATCCGCCAAAGTGAGAGGTCAAAAGCTCTCCATAACCTACCTTTGTCAGCTACTAGAAGTCAGCCGCAAAGGCTACTACAAGCACACCTTCACAGAGCAAGACGAAGATGTCAAAGTAGCCTCCGTCCTACACTATTGCCAGTATGTGCGCGGTCAACTCCCCAAAGCAGGCGTAGACACCCTCCAGCAGTGTGCCAACGAATACTTCAAAGGGACCTTCCAAGTAGGTCGCGACTGGCTATACAAAGTATTAGGAGCCAACGACATGCTACTGAGAAGTCGCAAGCGCAAGCGTCCACCCCAGACGACCAAGGGCGTGGTCAATCACGGCTTCCAAGACCACCTGAACACCACCCCTAAATACATCGCCACAGACCATTGCCGGCTCACCGTCTCAGACATAACCTACGTCAAATGTTTAGGTGGCTTCGCATATCTCTCCCTGACGATGGACGCTTATAGCCGCATCATCACCGGCTTTGACCTGCAGCCCACGCTCTCCACAGAGGGCCCCTACAACGCACTAAGACAGACCGTTGACTTCTACCAGAAGCATGGCTTTGACCTCAAAGGGCTCATCTTCCATAGCGACCGAGGCTGTCAATATGTCTCCAAGCAGATGACCGACTACGAGGCCAGCCTAGGCATCGTAACCAGTGTCACCCAGACAGGCAACCCTCTCCACAACGCTATGGCAGAGCGACTTAACGGGATCATCAAGAACGACTGGCTCTACAACTTCGAGGATAAGCCCATAGATCAAGTTCGAGAGATCCTCTCGCAAACGATTGCTCTCTATAACACAGCGCGTCCTCATCGAGCCATCAACAAGAAGACTCCGATGCAGATGCTCATACCAGATTACCCCAACCCTATAACCACACAACCCTCTAAGAAACAGACATCTAAGAACAATTCACCAAAAGCTCCGAGCCTCAAATCTCCGAGCTCATGCCGCTTAACTCCACACAAAGACCTATCTTTGTGTACCTCCGCAGTAAAAACGACCACAAGTCGTGTACCCCAGCAAGAGCAAAACTAA
- a CDS encoding TetR/AcrR family transcriptional regulator encodes MKSTKETILRESFKLFLAKGYDGTSVPDIERAAKITRGAIFHHFINKEDIFKQSADYFVLSFLEEVNYGEEYLSSSTPLKAFMGKCLEVIEARMKTFVQKTNVEITPASFMSFALYLKDHYEGWQEKALEYEKRKIDAWEKAINLAKEKNEIHPDTNEALLASTFHNLYMGLSYGGALVDKLSIPDLQRLWDYIYQQQVVK; translated from the coding sequence ATGAAGAGTACAAAAGAAACTATACTGAGAGAAAGCTTCAAGCTGTTCTTAGCCAAAGGTTATGATGGCACTAGTGTACCAGACATTGAGCGTGCTGCAAAGATTACTCGTGGAGCCATATTCCATCACTTCATCAATAAGGAGGATATATTTAAGCAGTCGGCGGACTATTTCGTACTTTCTTTTCTTGAAGAGGTCAACTACGGAGAGGAATACTTGAGTAGCTCAACCCCCTTAAAAGCGTTTATGGGTAAGTGCTTGGAAGTCATTGAAGCAAGAATGAAGACATTCGTACAAAAGACAAATGTGGAAATAACCCCCGCAAGCTTTATGAGCTTTGCCCTTTATCTGAAAGATCACTACGAAGGATGGCAAGAGAAAGCTCTTGAATACGAAAAGAGAAAGATAGATGCTTGGGAGAAAGCGATCAACTTAGCCAAAGAAAAGAACGAAATACACCCAGACACCAATGAGGCGTTGCTTGCAAGCACTTTTCATAACCTATATATGGGGTTGTCCTATGGAGGAGCCTTAGTGGATAAATTGTCCATCCCTGACTTACAGAGACTTTGGGATTATATCTACCAGCAACAGGTCGTAAAATAA
- a CDS encoding leucine-rich repeat domain-containing protein, which produces MPMRSYLLMMCLVFALFFSQKAWGQVSFYDAKVSDYGQLEQVLGDKWDTVDSLIVHGPINEADFTTLWKCSFEGKLTVLNLEHAQVENNKIPVRALFKRDRQLVDDPRAYEGVVYLPIRRLILPEGIQEIGDFAFSRMRLEQVNLPKSLRKLGRSCFSNCHWLSTDPLIIPEGITDIPTQCFINCQSFGKLILPSTLKSIGISAFYNTRVVEVNFPEGLEQIKLAAFLGCDLIEAILPNTVIELGESIFSMCPALKKIQLPENINTIPASLASWCPLLETVNIPKSVTIIDEAAFCGDVMLKPVNLPNGLKRIEKDALWYVAVDSIVFPNSLEYLGAGTCANWKYVKKIYSLSPIPPSCDTNEEGKHETFHGYTPNDIPVYVPIGSGEKYREAFGWSYFTNIIETDKLPTGIETPSADDAGKYKIYGKDGRLVIEATESLSSPVSYAVYAIDGTLIAQGSFISSSHSIPMPSRGTYIVRIGNSIHKTLL; this is translated from the coding sequence ATGCCAATGAGAAGTTACCTTTTGATGATGTGTTTGGTCTTTGCCCTCTTTTTCTCTCAAAAGGCATGGGGACAAGTCAGTTTCTATGATGCGAAGGTGAGCGACTACGGTCAGTTGGAGCAAGTCTTGGGCGACAAGTGGGATACTGTGGATTCTTTGATCGTGCATGGACCTATCAACGAAGCCGATTTCACAACCTTGTGGAAATGCAGTTTCGAGGGAAAACTCACGGTATTGAATCTAGAGCATGCACAGGTGGAGAATAATAAGATCCCTGTACGTGCACTTTTTAAAAGAGACAGGCAACTCGTTGATGATCCAAGAGCATATGAAGGAGTCGTCTATCTGCCAATACGTCGTCTGATCCTTCCCGAGGGTATTCAGGAAATAGGAGATTTCGCTTTTTCCCGAATGAGATTAGAACAAGTGAATCTTCCTAAGAGCCTAAGGAAGTTGGGGCGTTCGTGCTTTTCAAATTGCCATTGGCTGAGTACAGACCCTTTAATTATCCCAGAGGGGATCACGGACATTCCCACCCAATGCTTCATTAACTGTCAATCTTTTGGTAAGTTGATTCTTCCTTCTACGCTTAAAAGCATTGGCATATCTGCTTTCTATAACACAAGAGTGGTAGAGGTAAACTTTCCTGAGGGTTTGGAGCAAATCAAACTCGCTGCTTTTTTGGGATGTGACCTCATAGAAGCAATACTTCCTAATACAGTCATAGAGTTGGGAGAGAGTATTTTCTCTATGTGCCCAGCATTAAAGAAGATACAGTTACCAGAGAATATTAATACGATCCCCGCTTCTCTTGCGTCTTGGTGTCCTTTGTTGGAGACTGTGAATATCCCAAAGAGCGTGACAATAATAGATGAGGCGGCCTTTTGTGGGGATGTAATGCTCAAACCAGTAAACTTGCCCAATGGATTGAAACGCATAGAGAAGGATGCTCTTTGGTATGTTGCAGTTGATTCTATCGTATTCCCAAATTCTCTTGAGTACTTGGGGGCAGGGACTTGTGCAAATTGGAAATACGTCAAGAAAATATATTCGCTCTCTCCTATTCCACCATCTTGTGATACTAACGAAGAGGGGAAACATGAAACTTTTCACGGCTATACCCCCAACGACATACCTGTGTATGTTCCCATCGGATCGGGCGAGAAGTACCGTGAAGCTTTCGGGTGGAGTTACTTTACCAATATCATAGAGACGGATAAGCTCCCTACAGGGATAGAAACGCCCTCGGCGGACGATGCTGGAAAATACAAGATCTATGGAAAAGACGGCCGACTGGTCATTGAGGCGACGGAAAGCCTTTCCTCTCCTGTTTCGTATGCTGTTTATGCCATAGATGGGACGCTGATAGCGCAAGGAAGCTTCATCTCCTCCTCCCATTCCATTCCAATGCCGTCAAGAGGTACCTATATAGTCCGCATCGGTAACTCCATTCATAAAACATTGCTGTAA
- a CDS encoding outer membrane beta-barrel protein: MRLPEKAFSVTYSLIGAKQVTIPYDATLEAYREVIMEDDDTALGEVVVLAHQVRTKPIVGGIECRILNQDLISNRTAVDLLAYVPMISKKGLDSYSVVGTDDVVFFINGRRSLMSKSALMSYLKTLSASQIKSMKVLYQPSPEYGVGERTAVIDLVIEDNNVGFQGSLRGELIRTRKRKETLSTTLVYQAPRWQVQLYAGARNLRDYERSEGETHYLQSGVINTSEQLRDTRRRQYDLNLTGEYKIAEGHTVGASIDLYRYGGKPHTTITDRYSSVGIDSTFTGQINRDYVDSYLGSIIYYQGKLPRGMYLTAEVSGLWSDYRQTMSQRYNRSDLPSLPAYLDYQSNLPMTTSGYSLKTQLSIPLSERLYLYLGNNSSLSQARYNETYDIRVIPGSFRPADRTLHYSEMLHLPYLLAYYQLPYNITLYGGLYGQYHSTSGAYDDGARQHYSGRWYLLPYASVSWRQGALSLSYGFSMSNDYSSFASYSPFVKWTAMNAYTQGNPELRPARSMFHTLTARYRNFYAQAYYGETRDNIGSFAILTPDRVIATKSYNYGVGRSLSLSMGYGGNITSWWYANANVSGRYTRNEVTIAGLPQYGCNYRTWMADGSFNNAFTLSDRYDWTADINFSYSSPYHYLYTTQDGMMQCNIMMSKGIGSRVMLTLWAYKSWRQSLGHGIHSWGLSESHTPDFNRWTKSWGEDMGISLSIAYYFGKSSLNQKIQAKRSDASRIIPNDDK; this comes from the coding sequence ATGAGACTCCCCGAAAAGGCATTCAGCGTTACCTATTCACTCATTGGAGCTAAGCAAGTCACTATCCCATACGATGCCACACTAGAAGCTTACCGAGAGGTGATCATGGAGGATGATGACACTGCACTCGGAGAGGTGGTCGTCTTAGCGCATCAAGTGCGTACTAAGCCAATCGTAGGTGGCATCGAGTGCCGCATCCTTAATCAAGACTTAATCAGCAATCGTACTGCCGTAGATCTTCTTGCCTATGTGCCGATGATCTCAAAGAAGGGTTTGGACAGCTATTCCGTGGTGGGTACGGACGATGTTGTGTTCTTTATCAATGGTCGCCGCTCCCTTATGTCAAAGTCGGCCTTAATGAGCTATCTCAAGACGCTATCAGCAAGCCAGATCAAATCGATGAAAGTACTTTATCAGCCCTCACCAGAGTATGGCGTCGGTGAACGTACAGCAGTCATCGATCTTGTCATCGAGGACAACAATGTGGGGTTCCAAGGGAGTCTGCGTGGAGAACTGATCCGCACGAGAAAGCGGAAGGAGACGCTCAGCACGACACTCGTCTATCAGGCACCCAGATGGCAAGTGCAGCTCTACGCTGGGGCTCGTAACTTGAGAGACTATGAGCGGTCTGAGGGAGAGACTCACTACTTGCAGTCAGGCGTGATCAATACCTCGGAGCAGCTCCGAGACACTCGTCGTCGTCAATATGACCTCAACTTGACGGGAGAATACAAGATTGCGGAGGGACATACGGTGGGAGCCTCAATAGATCTCTATCGCTATGGAGGCAAGCCGCATACTACTATAACCGACCGTTATAGCTCCGTCGGCATAGACTCGACCTTCACGGGACAGATCAACAGAGACTACGTGGATAGCTACCTAGGGAGTATCATCTACTACCAAGGCAAGCTTCCCCGTGGTATGTACTTGACGGCAGAAGTTAGCGGTCTATGGAGTGACTACCGCCAGACGATGAGCCAACGCTATAATAGGAGTGACCTGCCAAGTCTTCCAGCCTACTTGGACTACCAGTCCAACCTCCCGATGACAACGAGTGGCTACTCCCTTAAAACGCAACTATCGATCCCGCTCTCTGAGAGACTATACCTCTATTTAGGCAACAATAGTTCGCTGAGCCAAGCTCGCTACAATGAGACCTACGACATCCGTGTGATCCCAGGCAGCTTTCGTCCAGCAGACCGCACATTGCATTACAGCGAGATGCTGCATCTCCCGTATCTCTTGGCATACTATCAGCTCCCGTACAATATCACGCTGTATGGTGGGCTGTATGGACAATATCATAGTACATCGGGGGCTTATGATGATGGTGCGAGGCAACACTATTCTGGGCGATGGTACCTGCTCCCCTATGCCAGTGTGTCTTGGCGACAAGGTGCATTGAGTCTCTCGTATGGCTTCTCCATGAGTAATGACTACTCCTCCTTTGCATCGTACTCGCCCTTTGTCAAGTGGACCGCAATGAATGCCTACACGCAGGGCAATCCAGAGTTGAGACCAGCTCGCTCTATGTTTCACACCTTGACGGCTCGCTACCGCAACTTTTATGCACAAGCTTATTACGGAGAGACGCGAGACAACATCGGCAGCTTTGCTATACTGACTCCTGATCGAGTAATTGCGACTAAGAGCTACAACTACGGTGTCGGTCGGTCGCTGAGCCTCTCTATGGGATATGGAGGTAACATCACCTCGTGGTGGTATGCCAATGCTAATGTGTCGGGACGATACACTCGTAATGAGGTGACCATAGCAGGACTCCCTCAGTATGGGTGCAACTACCGAACCTGGATGGCGGACGGCTCCTTCAACAATGCCTTCACGCTTTCAGACCGCTACGACTGGACAGCAGATATCAACTTCAGCTACTCATCTCCTTACCACTATCTCTACACCACCCAGGATGGGATGATGCAATGCAACATTATGATGAGCAAAGGCATTGGTTCCCGTGTGATGCTGACTTTATGGGCATACAAGTCTTGGAGGCAAAGCCTCGGACACGGCATCCACTCGTGGGGCTTATCAGAGAGTCACACACCGGACTTCAATCGGTGGACGAAGTCGTGGGGTGAGGATATGGGCATCTCGCTATCCATCGCTTACTACTTCGGCAAGTCATCGCTCAATCAGAAGATCCAAGCGAAGCGATCTGACGCCTCACGCATTATTCCCAATGATGACAAATAG
- a CDS encoding ferritin, with protein MKINEKMGALVNAQINEEFHAAYLYLAMSFQMEEEGYNGFAHWFLQQYHEEIEHALEIAHYLQTRSGQPHITGVAEMPQHFGTPIELFEAAYKHECHVTELIHNIYKEALETSDYATSSFFKRYIDEQVEEENTVLGIIDQLRMAGEKGIYLVNAHLSKRQ; from the coding sequence ATGAAGATCAACGAAAAGATGGGCGCTCTGGTCAACGCTCAAATCAATGAAGAGTTTCACGCAGCATACCTTTACCTCGCTATGTCTTTCCAGATGGAAGAAGAGGGATACAATGGCTTCGCTCACTGGTTCCTCCAGCAGTATCACGAGGAGATCGAGCACGCTCTAGAGATAGCACACTACCTACAGACACGCTCTGGGCAGCCACATATCACAGGTGTAGCTGAGATGCCTCAGCACTTTGGTACTCCTATCGAACTCTTTGAGGCAGCCTACAAGCATGAGTGCCACGTTACAGAGCTGATACACAACATATACAAGGAGGCTCTAGAGACGAGCGACTACGCTACGAGCTCGTTCTTTAAGCGTTACATCGATGAGCAGGTCGAGGAGGAGAATACCGTACTCGGTATCATCGACCAGCTACGCATGGCTGGTGAGAAGGGTATCTATCTCGTCAACGCACATCTCTCTAAGAGACAATAA
- a CDS encoding C69 family dipeptidase: protein MNKKNSNLPSECTTIIVGSRMSADGSRIVARSEDWDAMFAKNLTIYRPGEPGSVDPMRFDAFDSPFACDLPGEAQSYSALPPYHLKGHWGSAGFNESGVGMSATESIFSSDAALAVDPLVEDGVAENSVFNIVLPYIHTAREGVERLGKLIEEYGVSEGFGIGFVDSDEIWYLETASGHRWLACRIPEEQYFVTGNQSRFRQYDPKDKEHFMASSDLIEFAQEHGLYDPKEGAFDFHKAYIRDVELDTTYNYPRVWGLQQMFTPAMKQDVAVNNFPVYAKAEKPITMEAMRHAFRFHYDGTEHDPYLHSNPHEVYRPVSIFRTTQTHILQVQPKLPVAVGRINHVCLGMADLGLFVPLFQGVTSYPEPYTRGGGESSQESAYWTFRKVQVLGMTNYNKYAPLIKARYHAFEMECDERIEEIQRRYCHMLDKGMTHAAQDMLQEASDTILWHALDVADALIEELFTQMTRDIQAEYLFHGA, encoded by the coding sequence ATGAACAAGAAAAACTCTAATCTACCCTCTGAGTGTACGACCATCATCGTCGGCAGTCGGATGAGTGCTGATGGATCACGCATCGTAGCGCGCTCAGAAGACTGGGACGCTATGTTTGCTAAGAACCTCACGATCTATCGTCCAGGGGAGCCTGGCTCGGTCGATCCGATGCGCTTTGATGCATTCGATAGCCCCTTCGCTTGCGACTTGCCTGGCGAAGCGCAGAGCTACTCGGCTCTACCTCCCTACCACTTGAAAGGTCACTGGGGAAGTGCGGGCTTCAACGAGTCGGGTGTCGGCATGAGTGCTACGGAGTCTATCTTTAGCAGCGATGCTGCACTGGCTGTCGATCCCCTAGTAGAGGATGGCGTGGCTGAGAACTCAGTCTTCAACATCGTCCTCCCATACATCCACACGGCTCGTGAGGGCGTGGAGCGTCTCGGCAAGCTTATCGAGGAGTATGGCGTCAGCGAGGGCTTTGGCATTGGCTTCGTCGATAGCGATGAGATATGGTATCTAGAGACCGCCTCGGGGCACCGCTGGCTAGCTTGTCGCATCCCTGAGGAGCAGTACTTCGTCACGGGTAATCAGAGCCGCTTCCGCCAGTATGATCCCAAGGACAAGGAGCACTTTATGGCATCCAGCGACCTCATCGAGTTTGCCCAGGAGCATGGACTGTATGATCCGAAGGAGGGAGCCTTTGACTTTCACAAAGCTTACATCCGTGACGTGGAGCTAGACACGACGTACAACTATCCACGCGTCTGGGGACTCCAGCAGATGTTTACCCCTGCGATGAAGCAAGATGTGGCTGTCAACAACTTCCCCGTCTATGCTAAGGCTGAGAAGCCGATCACGATGGAGGCTATGCGCCACGCCTTCCGCTTTCACTACGACGGCACGGAGCATGACCCTTACCTCCACAGCAATCCGCACGAGGTGTACCGCCCTGTCTCTATCTTCCGTACTACGCAGACGCACATCCTACAGGTGCAGCCTAAGCTCCCTGTAGCTGTCGGACGCATCAACCACGTTTGTCTAGGTATGGCTGATCTAGGTCTCTTCGTACCGCTCTTCCAGGGTGTGACCTCTTACCCAGAGCCTTATACACGGGGTGGGGGAGAGTCTTCACAGGAGTCGGCTTACTGGACCTTCCGCAAGGTGCAGGTGCTCGGTATGACGAACTATAATAAGTATGCTCCGCTGATCAAGGCTCGCTACCACGCCTTCGAGATGGAGTGCGATGAGCGCATTGAGGAGATACAGCGTCGCTACTGTCACATGCTAGACAAGGGCATGACGCACGCTGCGCAGGATATGCTACAAGAAGCTTCGGACACTATCTTGTGGCATGCACTCGATGTGGCTGATGCTCTGATCGAGGAGCTCTTCACGCAGATGACCCGCGACATACAGGCCGAGTACCTCTTCCACGGAGCTTAG